Genomic segment of Pacificitalea manganoxidans:
GCCGCACATGGCGCAATTCCTCGACGATGCCCGACAACGTGGTGATCGTGCGCGGCGTATAGGCGGTCAGCCCATTGTCCGAGATCACCCGCGCCATTTCGGCCTCCGGCAACCATGCAAGGATCGCCTTGCCCGTCGCGGTCGCATGCAACGCCGCCATCTTGCGCAACTCGTCGGCCTCGCGGATGCCCTTGCCCCGGCTCACCCGCAACTGGGTGATAAGGCTGGAGCCGCGCAGCACGGCCATCTGCACATTCTCGGCCAGTGTTTCGGCCAGCATTTCCAGCTTGGGCCGCACGAATTCGGCCAGATCGACCTCGCGGTCCGACAGCTCGATCAATTCATTGAGCTTCGAGCTGAGCAGATAGCCCCGCGACCGCCCCGCATGGAGGACATAGCCGCGTGCCACCAATGTGGTGATGAGGTGATGACAGGTCGATGCGTTGAGTCC
This window contains:
- a CDS encoding IclR family transcriptional regulator gives rise to the protein MSNGTEILGGTAGHSNATAKAGMNGARQRAGANGTGTATEGDRNGRTIQSVERALTILEILASAHEPQGLNDIATQAGLNASTCHHLITTLVARGYVLHAGRSRGYLLSSKLNELIELSDREVDLAEFVRPKLEMLAETLAENVQMAVLRGSSLITQLRVSRGKGIREADELRKMAALHATATGKAILAWLPEAEMARVISDNGLTAYTPRTITTLSGIVEELRHVRRNGFAIDDQELEEGVVCCGAAVRDEKGAVIASISATFAAQKNSDAYRTHVIRQVVQMARALSDQLRVSRS